In the Bacillus sp. FJAT-42376 genome, CGGAGTTTGATAGCTTTGGGCCTCTTTTACCGATTTTGAGATTAGACTCGCGAGCATTTGCACGGATGACATAAAGAGGGCGAACATGACGGATGTCATCAGTGTGATTCCTATGAAAATCCAAACATGATCTCCAAATTGGAGAGCCTCTTTCAACTTTTCGGTCAAAAAGATAATTTCTAAGCTGACAACGACAACTGCTGCAAAGCCGGAAAAAACAGCAATGGTCGAGACAGTCAGCCATTTAGCCAAAAGCATTTTTGTCCGGCTTACCGGCGTAATCAGGAGGGCTTCCATCGTTTTACGGTCTTTTTCGCCTGCAAATAAATCGGTTGCAGCAGGGTAAGCGCCTGAGACGATGGCCATTGCGATAATCATTGGCAGGAAGTTTGAGATAATACTTAAGGCGGCAGCACTGTCATCCTCACTGTTCATTTCTTTCGTTTTGACTTCAAGAGGCTGAATGACCATTGGATCAATATTCGCTGCCTGAAGGCGGTTTTTGACTACCCCATCCTCAAATGCGGTTAGCTGTGCATCAATCATCTCCATCAATACAGACGAATTTTTGCTGAAGGAATCACCATATAGAGTGGCATTTGCCTGCTGCCCGCTGTTAAT is a window encoding:
- a CDS encoding ABC transporter permease: MFLNIYLKEMKDSLRDRRTLLMGVFIPILVLTGITLFYENIMADSKQTFTLAVSSSIANDEEQLVSGLKNVNTKSFTDPEKAVRDGDAQAAVTFDSQFVQKINSGQQANATLYGDSFSKNSSVLMEMIDAQLTAFEDGVVKNRLQAANIDPMVIQPLEVKTKEMNSEDDSAAALSIISNFLPMIIAMAIVSGAYPAATDLFAGEKDRKTMEALLITPVSRTKMLLAKWLTVSTIAVFSGFAAVVVVSLEIIFLTEKLKEALQFGDHVWIFIGITLMTSVMFALFMSSVQMLASLISKSVKEAQSYQTPIMMLPILPIITLTSTGVNETGFHHFIIPAINMFALIKEMLYGIINVQNILLTVGSTALFMVIVLAITVSLFKKDQWVMGK